Proteins from a single region of Mustela erminea isolate mMusErm1 chromosome X, mMusErm1.Pri, whole genome shotgun sequence:
- the TCP11X2 gene encoding T-complex protein 11 homolog isoform X8, protein MVNQDFCMEESILPPNSLEGRFMETMYNAFWDHLKEQLLSTPPDFTCALELLKEVKEILLSLLLPHQNRLRNEIEDALDMDLLKQEAEHGALDVPHLSNYILNLMTLLCAPVRDEAVQKLESMTDPVQLLNWDNQDPERGIFHVLGLMKMDMVNYTIQSLRPYLQEHSVQYEQAKFQELLDKQPGLLDCTTKWLTKAATDLTTSSPGSLGSPSSSSLDRSPPNWATNNSEIPNPTMVLYQGYLNLLLWDPDNDDFPESSLFQKTLLMDRIRLQEMESQLHQLTILASVLLVARSFSGNVLFSSPEFVNKLKCITKALTKEFNSRPQETMVSVSEQLSWEIHQGLKDMDLTALSSENTSSLKGQLQNIAKKENCVRNIIDQRIRLFLKCCLVHGMQESLRDFPGGLSLIEGELAELGWKFFNLMHHNQQVFSPYYAGILRNIIPPAQAQETEMESV, encoded by the exons ATGGTAAACCAAGATTTCTGTATGGAAGAGAGTATTTTACCTCCCAACAG TTTGGAAGGCAGGTTCATGGAGACAATGTACAATGCTTTTTGGGACCATCTGAAGGAGCAACTATTGAGTACTCCCCCTGACTTCACCTGTGCTCTTGaacttttaaaagaagttaagGAG ATCTTGTTATCACTGCTATTACCACACCAGAACCGCTTAAGAAATGAGATTGAAGATGCTCTGGACATGGATCTCCTTAAGCAGGAAGCAGAACATGGGGCCCTGGATGTCCCTCATCTCTCTAACTACATTCTCAATTTGATGACCCTCCTATGTGCACCAGTCCGCGATGAAGCTGTGCAGAAACTAGAAAGCATGACAGATCCTGTGCAGTTACTAAA CTGGGATAATCAAGACCCAGAAAG GGGTATCTTCCATGTTCTGGGCCTGATGAAAATGGACATGGTGAACTATACTATCCAGAGCCTTCGACCCTACCTGCAGGAACATTCTGTCCAGTATGAACAAGCTAAATTTCAGGAACTCCTTGATAAGCAGCCtg GTCTCCTTGATTGCACCACGAAATGGCTAACCAAAGCAGCAACAGACCTCACTACATCATCTCCAGGTTCTCTTGGCTCTCCCAGCTCCTCCAGTTTGGATCGTTCACCTCCAAATTGGGCAACTAACAACTCAGAAATCCCCAATCCCACAATGGTGCTATACCAGGGTTACCTAAATCTTCTTCTCTGGGATCCTGACAATGATGATTTCCCTGAG TCTTCCCTCTTTCAAAAGACTCTCCTGATGGATAGAATACGGCTACAGGAGATGGAGTCCCAGCTGCACCAGTTAACCATCCTGGCCTCAGTCTTGCTAGTAGCCAGAAGTTTCTCTGGTAATGTTTTATTCAGCTCACCTGAATTTGTGAATAAACTGAAATGCATAACCAAGGCCCTGACAAAAGAATTTAACTCCAG GCCTCAAGAGACTATGGTGAGTGTGAGTGAACAACTGTCCTGGGAAATCCATCAAGGACTCAAAGACATGGACCTTACTGCCCTGAGCAGTGAAAACACATCATCTCTTAAAGGCCAACTCCAGAATATTGCCAAGAAAGAGAACTGTGTTCGTAACATCATTG ATCAGCGAATCCGTTTGTTTCTCAAATGTTGTTTGGTTCATGGCATGCAGGAGTCTCTGCGAGACTTCCCTGGAGGCCTTAGTCTCATTGAAGGAGAACTGGCTGAACTAGGCTGGAAGTTTTTCAATTTGATGCATCACAATCAACAGGTATTTAGCCCCTACTATGCTGGAATCCTAAGAAATATCATCCCTCCAGCCCAGGcacaagaaacagaaatggagTCTGTCTGA
- the TCP11X2 gene encoding T-complex protein 11 homolog isoform X5, with translation MPKIEENMFQNDPSEAESRAHKPKTPGQSQENKSFCLDDHSAESRPEVLSVTDLIETVNEVSKLSIAHEIMVNQDFCMEESILPPNSLEGRFMETMYNAFWDHLKEQLLSTPPDFTCALELLKEVKEILLSLLLPHQNRLRNEIEDALDMDLLKQEAEHGALDVPHLSNYILNLMTLLCAPVRDEAVQKLESMTDPVQLLNWDNQDPERGIFHVLGLMKMDMVNYTIQSLRPYLQEHSVQYEQAKFQELLDKQPGLLDCTTKWLTKAATDLTTSSPGSLGSPSSSSLDRSPPNWATNNSEIPNPTMVLYQGYLNLLLWDPDNDDFPESSLFQKTLLMDRIRLQEMESQLHQLTILASVLLVARSFSGNVLFSSPEFVNKLKCITKALTKEFNSRPQETMVSVSEQLSWEIHQGLKDMDLTALSSENTSSLKGQLQNIAKKENCVRNIIDQRIRLFLKCCLVHGMQESLRDFPGGLSLIEGELAELGWKFFNLMHHNQQVFSPYYAGILRNIIPPAQAQETEMESV, from the exons AGAGCAGACCTGAAGTACTTTCTGTCACAGATCTGATAGAGACAGTTAATGAAGTTTCTAAACTTAGCATTGCTCATGAAATAATGGTAAACCAAGATTTCTGTATGGAAGAGAGTATTTTACCTCCCAACAG TTTGGAAGGCAGGTTCATGGAGACAATGTACAATGCTTTTTGGGACCATCTGAAGGAGCAACTATTGAGTACTCCCCCTGACTTCACCTGTGCTCTTGaacttttaaaagaagttaagGAG ATCTTGTTATCACTGCTATTACCACACCAGAACCGCTTAAGAAATGAGATTGAAGATGCTCTGGACATGGATCTCCTTAAGCAGGAAGCAGAACATGGGGCCCTGGATGTCCCTCATCTCTCTAACTACATTCTCAATTTGATGACCCTCCTATGTGCACCAGTCCGCGATGAAGCTGTGCAGAAACTAGAAAGCATGACAGATCCTGTGCAGTTACTAAA CTGGGATAATCAAGACCCAGAAAG GGGTATCTTCCATGTTCTGGGCCTGATGAAAATGGACATGGTGAACTATACTATCCAGAGCCTTCGACCCTACCTGCAGGAACATTCTGTCCAGTATGAACAAGCTAAATTTCAGGAACTCCTTGATAAGCAGCCtg GTCTCCTTGATTGCACCACGAAATGGCTAACCAAAGCAGCAACAGACCTCACTACATCATCTCCAGGTTCTCTTGGCTCTCCCAGCTCCTCCAGTTTGGATCGTTCACCTCCAAATTGGGCAACTAACAACTCAGAAATCCCCAATCCCACAATGGTGCTATACCAGGGTTACCTAAATCTTCTTCTCTGGGATCCTGACAATGATGATTTCCCTGAG TCTTCCCTCTTTCAAAAGACTCTCCTGATGGATAGAATACGGCTACAGGAGATGGAGTCCCAGCTGCACCAGTTAACCATCCTGGCCTCAGTCTTGCTAGTAGCCAGAAGTTTCTCTGGTAATGTTTTATTCAGCTCACCTGAATTTGTGAATAAACTGAAATGCATAACCAAGGCCCTGACAAAAGAATTTAACTCCAG GCCTCAAGAGACTATGGTGAGTGTGAGTGAACAACTGTCCTGGGAAATCCATCAAGGACTCAAAGACATGGACCTTACTGCCCTGAGCAGTGAAAACACATCATCTCTTAAAGGCCAACTCCAGAATATTGCCAAGAAAGAGAACTGTGTTCGTAACATCATTG ATCAGCGAATCCGTTTGTTTCTCAAATGTTGTTTGGTTCATGGCATGCAGGAGTCTCTGCGAGACTTCCCTGGAGGCCTTAGTCTCATTGAAGGAGAACTGGCTGAACTAGGCTGGAAGTTTTTCAATTTGATGCATCACAATCAACAGGTATTTAGCCCCTACTATGCTGGAATCCTAAGAAATATCATCCCTCCAGCCCAGGcacaagaaacagaaatggagTCTGTCTGA